In Desulfovibrio legallii, a single genomic region encodes these proteins:
- a CDS encoding ABC transporter ATP-binding protein, protein MLDVCNLNVTGRHGRVLLHDVSFSLPPGMLLAVVGPNGAGKSTLGKTLAGLIRPHSGRILLDNRPLNSLDRKARARQVAWLPQSVTPVPCSVFDAVLLGRRPHMAWLPSAQDRRCTAAMLQELRLDHLSASCVTGLSGGELQKTLIARALVQEAPVLVLDEPVNHLDIRNQVEILQTVRTLTRTRQMRSLVVLHNLSFALRYADAVLLLHQGQSLFLGPPTDLQAQTLSIAYGIAVRLQDVDGIRYALV, encoded by the coding sequence ATGCTGGACGTGTGTAATCTGAACGTAACAGGCCGCCACGGCCGCGTGCTGCTGCACGACGTGAGCTTCAGCCTGCCCCCCGGCATGCTGCTGGCCGTGGTGGGCCCCAACGGCGCGGGCAAAAGCACCCTCGGCAAAACCCTGGCCGGGCTCATCCGCCCCCACAGCGGGCGCATCCTCCTTGACAACCGCCCGCTCAACAGCCTGGACCGCAAAGCCCGCGCCCGGCAAGTGGCCTGGCTACCCCAGAGCGTCACCCCGGTGCCCTGCAGCGTTTTTGACGCCGTCCTCCTGGGGCGGCGCCCCCACATGGCCTGGCTGCCCTCGGCCCAGGACCGCCGCTGCACCGCCGCCATGCTGCAGGAACTGCGCCTGGACCACCTCAGTGCGTCCTGCGTCACCGGCCTGAGCGGCGGCGAACTGCAAAAAACGCTCATTGCCCGCGCCCTGGTGCAAGAAGCGCCCGTGCTGGTCCTGGACGAACCCGTCAACCACCTGGACATCCGCAATCAGGTGGAAATCCTCCAGACCGTGCGCACGCTGACCCGCACCCGCCAGATGCGCAGTCTGGTAGTGCTGCACAACCTGAGCTTCGCCTTGCGTTACGCCGACGCCGTACTCTTGCTGCACCAGGGGCAAAGCCTCTTTCTTGGACCGCCGACAGACCTGCAGGCCCAGACCCTCAGCATCGCCTACGGCATCGCCGTGCGCCTCCAGGATGTGGACGGCATCCGTTACGCGCTGGTGTAA